CCTAGCGAAATCTTAAATGGAAGTTGTTGGGCCCAAAGCCCAATCTTATATAATCTAATTCGTCAAGGATGGTGCTGAGTTCTGTTTTAAACTTACACCTTGGAAATCAACGCGGGACTCTCTGCTCAGGGCTTCGGGCACCGACCGAGTGAGGAATAAAGCTCTCTTCGTCTTCAACGATCAACTATGGCAGACGACGACTTCAATGATATGGATATGGGGTTAGTTTCgtttctctcttcctctctttcttttACACACGTCGACATGCACGCTCGATATCACAAGCGAACTTAgggttttcttcttcttttaaattttttagagAAGCTAATATATTTTGCTACATTCTCTGATTAGGTTTCcgagaaaattaatttaatggATGAAACGATgggaaattttaagtttttgttCCTCAAGAAACTGATAAGGCCGAGACATCTATCAAGTTTATTTGATTTTCAAGCGTATAGTTTATTTCGTAATCAAAATCAAAAGCTCAAAATTCGAAATGTCCTTAAACATGTCCTAGTTTTCTGAGATAAAATGTTAGGTTCTTAAGTATATCTTCGCCCTTCTTATGTTATGTGGAACCAGAGGTCCTGTAGATTCTGCAAACTACTCAAATGTTTATTCCATAAGAATACCCTGTGATAGTATCATACTTATCCTGAATTTTTTCATAAATAAGTACCAGGTATTTGTATGCCTTTGTGTAAGTTGGTTTCAGTTTGTGCATTGTAGATGTATTTtcctttgtttatttatttattttatttcttttctttgttgCTTGCTGACCTATCTAAGATTCCCTATATTGTTGCTGCAGATATGAAGATGAGCCGCCAGAGCCTGAGATTGAAGTAAGAAGTCATACTTGCATTTGATTTATGTGATATAGCTGAACCTTCTTCCATATTATCTTAAATTTCCATGGAATGATTGGACAGGAAGGAGCAGAGGATGATGTTGATAACAATAATAATGAGGATGTTCCTGGGGAACCCATTGAAACTGgggataaagaagaacaagaaccTGTCGAACGGCCTCGTAAAACATCAAAATACATGACAAAATATGAGCGTGCCAGAATTTTGGGAACTCGTGCTCTCCAGATCAGGTTTTTTTTTTCTGCTTAAAAACCATATCATTTTAAAATTATGCTGATTGAGTTGAATTAATGGGATCATAAAAACCCATTGGCTTTGCAGCATGAATGCTCCTGTAATGGTTGAGTTGGAGGGTGAGACAGACCCACTTGAGGTAAGATTGTTGAGAGCATTGCTTGTGGACATGCGAAACATGTTACTGACAACGTTTGATATGCTGCAGAAATTGCTTTTATTATAAGTTCTTACATTTTCAGATTCTTGATCTTCACGTTGCATATTTCATCTCATCTTCAAGGAAGCATCTTTATTATATAGTTCATCTCATCTTCAAGGAAGCATCttaattaacattttaattaatgcCCTACATTGCACAGTGTTACTGTTTGT
Above is a genomic segment from Hevea brasiliensis isolate MT/VB/25A 57/8 chromosome 17, ASM3005281v1, whole genome shotgun sequence containing:
- the LOC110641612 gene encoding DNA-directed RNA polymerases II, IV and V subunit 6A-like gives rise to the protein MADDDFNDMDMGYEDEPPEPEIEEGAEDDVDNNNNEDVPGEPIETGDKEEQEPVERPRKTSKYMTKYERARILGTRALQISMNAPVMVELEGETDPLEIAMKELRERKIPFTIRRYLPDGSYEDWGVDELIVEDSWKRQVGGD